A single Candidatus Hydrogenedentota bacterium DNA region contains:
- a CDS encoding D-alanyl-D-alanine carboxypeptidase, with translation MSFLTAFLLCSLVPSAPSPPAEGTAEYYVALPESVYCVEAETGMELVSRNADLRRPPASMIKMMMMLMVDEGVEAKKWSYDTIIPVSKNAEGMGGTQVYVKMGEKHPLESLMLAVAVASANDASMAVAEGLWGGKAQYLEACNRRAQELGMTQSSFHSVHGLPPSKGESFDLTTARDMAILGRACVRRPKILEWTSRKELVFRESDGVKASTNKLLGVVPGCDGIKTGFIRAAGFCITATAARDGVRVIAVVMGDTKRGRFESAGEVLEQGLGMVTRVRPVTAGMTVGRAVPVTNGIAPTVSLTARDALETVVRKEDAGKLQLMVSAPAALAAPVAAGAEAGGVKLMLGDRVLGETALVTASGTEAKTLWRRMMDKTGMGR, from the coding sequence ATGAGTTTTCTGACGGCCTTCCTGCTTTGCTCCCTGGTCCCGTCCGCCCCCTCCCCTCCCGCCGAAGGCACGGCGGAGTACTACGTGGCCCTCCCGGAGAGCGTTTACTGTGTTGAGGCGGAGACGGGCATGGAGTTGGTGAGCCGGAATGCGGACCTGCGGCGGCCCCCCGCGAGCATGATCAAGATGATGATGATGCTCATGGTGGACGAGGGGGTGGAGGCGAAGAAGTGGTCCTACGACACCATCATTCCCGTCTCCAAGAACGCCGAGGGGATGGGCGGCACGCAGGTGTACGTGAAGATGGGGGAAAAGCACCCTCTCGAATCGCTCATGCTGGCCGTTGCCGTCGCGTCGGCGAACGACGCCTCCATGGCGGTGGCGGAGGGGCTCTGGGGGGGCAAGGCGCAGTACTTGGAGGCGTGCAACCGGCGCGCCCAGGAACTTGGCATGACACAGTCTTCCTTCCACAGCGTTCATGGGCTTCCCCCCTCCAAGGGGGAGTCCTTCGACCTGACCACCGCGCGCGACATGGCGATCCTGGGCCGGGCGTGCGTGCGGCGTCCGAAGATTTTGGAATGGACCTCGCGCAAGGAGCTTGTCTTCCGCGAGTCGGACGGGGTGAAGGCGAGCACGAACAAGCTGCTGGGCGTGGTGCCGGGCTGCGACGGGATCAAGACCGGGTTCATCCGCGCCGCGGGTTTCTGCATCACCGCGACGGCGGCGCGCGACGGCGTGCGCGTCATCGCCGTGGTCATGGGGGACACGAAACGCGGCCGGTTTGAAAGCGCCGGGGAGGTGCTGGAGCAGGGCCTGGGAATGGTGACGCGCGTGCGCCCGGTCACGGCGGGCATGACGGTCGGCCGCGCGGTGCCCGTGACGAACGGGATTGCGCCCACAGTGTCCCTGACGGCGAGGGACGCCCTGGAGACCGTCGTGCGCAAGGAGGACGCCGGGAAGTTGCAGCTCATGGTGAGCGCCCCGGCGGCCCTGGCCGCCCCGGTGGCCGCCGGTGCCGAGGCGGGCGGGGTGAAGCTCATGCTGGGCGACAGGGTGCTCGGGGAGACGGCGCTGGTGACGGCCTCCGGCACGGAGGCCAAAACCCTTTGGCGCCGGATGATGGACAAGACGGGGATGGGCCGCTAG
- a CDS encoding PAS domain S-box protein, which produces MFRRNEGRRRAGDARARLGRRAEAQRRVTNYVIPVLMGLGGLVFAQQFESLPLRAGTLLISIALPLYAGGNLIARYRTSQLERFIMLSGILMLIVGAGISFFTGPGDIPVQLMQDPDIARASRVLGLGSLFLGLFVVMFSVMRTGEDSEEITERFWILAEHISDGFVLSTGDGVIRLVNQSFLDIFGVTREMLIGNNVTTLTERFDMAPVRDHLRRRARGISSEYEVRIQVNGREKVLLFNGAPITNRHGKHTATIATVRDITEQVALSRRVEQYAQGLQRLVEEQTRRLRTSEERLRNLLLSMNEGFVTVDGDNRIQFVNPRFASLLGMTEELLLGVNIMELVETAGRPRLLNLLASTERAEGGARQELEFVDIYGKPVPVVVAAAVLPGGETAADAGFSLVATSIAEIRKMQQKLLARARELERANEELRLHDRAKDSFLSNVSHELRTPLSTIQGYIELLKTGGVGELTEAQLNVVRIAERNGERLLALINQLLEYSRMQIKGVTPVLSLVSPQALIGEAVAAVHPDALAKNLVVETSAAGPPAFVWVDRDKFSQVLGILLNNAVKFTPGGGTISVTLQAQEGGGAAITVRDTGIGIAPEHHARIFDRFFQVDSSKARKYEGAGLGLSIAKGIVDAHGGLIRIDSAPGKGSAFTVTLPSAAFPGEEGVQVAPALRDQRLLVLSAREETALALACVRGVGKVAWLPAGKESLRQLGATDADVILMDEVADDVLGRTALAILRGQPATREKPVVVFTMESLFSAAPLREQFPRTEFINKPFSVAELGETVERLVHGSDGFDGAFDPLAAYVKSDQKRCVFVVDADPGMLEFVSAGLRNRNIACMGMVNHRQALEAVLDVRPDVILLDADVPAEVLRESVRALRAEPMTENIPLYMMTGTQSADVEGMGVMGVIRKPFTIGELNSIIQNV; this is translated from the coding sequence ATGTTTCGCAGGAATGAGGGCAGACGCCGCGCGGGCGACGCGCGGGCGCGTCTCGGACGCCGGGCCGAAGCCCAGCGCCGGGTGACCAACTATGTCATCCCGGTGCTGATGGGGCTCGGGGGGCTGGTCTTTGCCCAGCAGTTTGAGAGCCTGCCGCTGCGGGCCGGAACGCTGCTCATCTCCATCGCCCTGCCCCTCTATGCCGGGGGCAACCTCATCGCGCGCTACCGGACCAGCCAGCTTGAGCGCTTCATCATGCTCAGTGGCATCCTGATGTTGATTGTCGGTGCGGGCATCAGTTTCTTCACCGGCCCCGGCGACATCCCCGTGCAGCTCATGCAAGACCCCGACATAGCGCGCGCGTCGCGCGTTCTCGGTCTGGGCAGCCTGTTCCTGGGTCTTTTTGTGGTGATGTTCTCCGTGATGCGCACCGGGGAGGACTCCGAGGAGATTACCGAGCGGTTTTGGATCCTCGCAGAGCACATTTCCGACGGCTTCGTCCTCAGCACCGGCGACGGGGTGATCCGCCTCGTCAACCAGAGTTTTCTGGACATCTTCGGGGTGACCCGGGAGATGCTGATCGGGAACAACGTAACCACGCTCACGGAGCGTTTTGACATGGCACCCGTGCGCGACCATCTGCGGCGGCGCGCCCGGGGCATCTCCTCGGAGTACGAGGTGAGAATCCAGGTTAACGGCCGGGAGAAGGTGCTTCTGTTCAACGGCGCGCCCATCACCAACCGCCACGGAAAACACACCGCGACCATTGCGACGGTCCGCGACATCACGGAGCAGGTGGCCCTCAGCCGCCGGGTGGAGCAGTACGCCCAGGGGCTCCAGCGCCTCGTGGAGGAGCAGACCCGGCGCCTGCGCACCTCGGAGGAGCGCCTGCGCAACCTGCTCCTCTCGATGAACGAGGGTTTCGTCACGGTGGACGGCGACAACCGCATCCAGTTTGTCAACCCGCGCTTCGCGTCGCTGCTGGGAATGACGGAGGAGCTGCTGCTCGGGGTGAACATCATGGAACTGGTGGAGACCGCCGGGCGGCCCCGCCTTCTCAACCTGCTGGCAAGCACCGAGAGGGCCGAGGGCGGCGCCCGGCAGGAACTGGAGTTCGTGGACATCTACGGGAAACCCGTCCCCGTGGTGGTGGCGGCGGCGGTTTTGCCCGGGGGGGAGACCGCCGCGGACGCAGGTTTCTCCCTTGTGGCGACCAGCATCGCGGAAATCCGGAAGATGCAGCAGAAACTGCTGGCCCGCGCGCGGGAGCTGGAGCGGGCGAACGAGGAGCTGCGCCTGCACGACCGTGCGAAGGACAGTTTCCTTTCCAATGTCAGCCATGAGCTGCGCACCCCGCTCAGCACCATCCAGGGGTATATTGAGCTGTTGAAGACCGGGGGGGTGGGGGAGCTGACCGAGGCCCAGCTGAACGTGGTCCGCATCGCCGAGCGGAACGGGGAGCGGCTGCTTGCCCTGATCAACCAGCTGCTGGAATACAGCCGAATGCAGATCAAGGGCGTGACCCCCGTGCTCTCCCTGGTTTCCCCGCAGGCCCTTATTGGCGAGGCGGTGGCGGCCGTGCATCCCGACGCTTTGGCGAAAAATCTTGTCGTGGAGACGTCGGCGGCCGGGCCGCCGGCCTTTGTCTGGGTGGACCGGGACAAGTTTTCCCAGGTGCTGGGCATCCTGTTGAACAACGCGGTCAAGTTCACGCCGGGCGGCGGCACAATCAGTGTCACCCTGCAGGCGCAGGAGGGCGGCGGGGCCGCCATCACCGTGCGCGACACGGGGATTGGAATCGCCCCCGAGCACCATGCCCGGATATTCGACCGCTTTTTCCAGGTGGACAGCTCCAAGGCGCGGAAATACGAGGGCGCCGGTCTGGGGCTTTCCATCGCAAAGGGGATTGTGGACGCCCACGGCGGCCTCATCCGGATTGACAGCGCCCCCGGCAAGGGCTCGGCTTTCACGGTGACCCTGCCCTCGGCCGCGTTCCCCGGTGAAGAGGGCGTCCAGGTCGCGCCGGCGCTTCGAGACCAGCGGCTGCTCGTGCTCAGTGCCCGGGAGGAGACGGCTTTGGCGCTTGCCTGCGTTCGCGGGGTCGGCAAGGTCGCCTGGCTGCCCGCCGGCAAGGAGTCCCTGCGACAACTGGGCGCGACCGACGCGGACGTCATCCTGATGGACGAGGTCGCCGACGACGTGCTCGGCAGAACCGCCCTGGCGATTCTCCGCGGTCAGCCGGCCACCCGCGAAAAGCCCGTTGTGGTGTTCACCATGGAGAGCCTTTTCTCCGCCGCCCCCCTGCGCGAGCAGTTTCCCCGCACGGAGTTCATCAACAAGCCCTTCAGCGTGGCGGAGCTGGGGGAGACCGTCGAGCGCCTTGTGCACGGTTCCGACGGGTTTGACGGGGCCTTCGACCCCCTTGCCGCCTATGTGAAATCCGACCAAAAACGATGTGTCTTCGTGGTGGACGCCGATCCCGGAATGCTAGAGTTCGTGTCCGCGGGCTTGCGAAACCGCAACATCGCCTGCATGGGGATGGTCAACCACCGGCAGGCTCTGGAGGCGGTTCTGGACGTCCGGCCGGATGTCATCCTCCTGGACGCCGACGTGCCCGCGGAAGTCCTTCGGGAGTCCGTGCGGGCGTTGCGGGCGGAGCCCATGACAGAGAACATTCCCCTGTACATGATGACGGGCACCCAGTCCGCCGACGTGGAGGGGATGGGGGTCATGGGGGTGATCCGGAAACCTTTCACCATTGGCGAACTGAACAGCATTATCCAAAACGTCTAA
- the rnhA gene encoding ribonuclease HI — MNEERCVEGPDKDTVVIYTDGGCDPNPGVGGWGAVLVFRGRMRELSGGAPQTTNNRMELTAAIEALSALKRPCRVVLHTDSEYVRRGITEWLPGWKRNNWRRRTGPVLNEDLWRRLDAEAARHAVAFRWVRGHAGDPLNERCDELAGAAIAAQKQRKSHVSQE, encoded by the coding sequence ATGAACGAGGAGCGATGCGTGGAAGGCCCTGACAAGGACACGGTGGTCATTTACACCGACGGCGGCTGCGACCCCAACCCGGGCGTGGGCGGCTGGGGGGCCGTGCTGGTGTTTCGCGGCCGGATGCGGGAGCTGTCCGGCGGGGCGCCCCAGACGACCAACAACCGGATGGAGCTGACTGCGGCGATAGAGGCGCTCTCCGCGCTGAAGCGGCCCTGCCGGGTCGTGCTTCACACGGACTCCGAGTATGTGAGGCGCGGCATCACCGAATGGCTGCCGGGCTGGAAGCGCAACAACTGGCGGCGCCGGACGGGTCCGGTGCTGAATGAGGACTTGTGGCGGCGTCTGGACGCCGAGGCCGCGCGGCACGCGGTGGCCTTTCGCTGGGTGCGGGGCCACGCCGGCGACCCGCTCAACGAGCGGTGCGACGAGCTGGCCGGAGCGGCCATAGCGGCCCAGAAGCAACGGAAATCCCATGTTTCGCAGGAATGA
- a CDS encoding ankyrin repeat domain-containing protein — MKALCGVLEKAPEAVDARDRKLKTPLHMAAGVDNVAAMEVLDAHGAEVDAKDITGMTPLHVAAMCGRRAAAEWLLDHGAAVGAVDDFGDTPLHTAAVFGRGHTVTLLVARGAALDARNADGLTPRDLAVRGRHERVAALLERLAAGV, encoded by the coding sequence GTGAAGGCCCTGTGCGGGGTGCTGGAGAAAGCGCCGGAGGCGGTGGACGCCCGCGACAGGAAGCTGAAGACCCCGCTGCACATGGCGGCCGGGGTGGACAATGTGGCGGCGATGGAGGTGCTTGACGCGCACGGCGCGGAGGTGGACGCGAAGGACATCACCGGCATGACGCCGTTGCATGTGGCTGCCATGTGCGGGCGGCGGGCGGCCGCGGAATGGCTGCTGGACCACGGGGCGGCGGTGGGCGCGGTGGACGACTTCGGGGACACGCCGCTGCACACGGCGGCGGTGTTTGGCCGGGGGCACACGGTCACCCTGCTGGTTGCGCGGGGGGCGGCCCTGGACGCGCGCAACGCGGACGGGCTCACGCCCCGGGACCTGGCGGTCCGCGGGCGTCATGAACGGGTGGCGGCCCTGCTTGAACGGCTGGCGGCAGGTGTGTGA
- a CDS encoding substrate-binding domain-containing protein, whose amino-acid sequence MQTNLRNLALAALLAGGAVLFGCSKGTPEAAAPKEEGVPAAAAEKEAFLIGMSQCNLGEPWRVQMNKDIEEAAKAHDTLKVVFKDAQNDTLVQQNHVREFVNQGVDLLIISPREAAPLTGPVAEAYKKGIPVIVLDRALLGEDFTMFIGADNRLIGEAAGKWVREKLNGQGKIVELMGLQTSVPGRDRHEGFVKGLGDAAIETIFSADMKWLQPDAQREMESALARFPKIDLVYGHNDPGAYGAYLAAKAAGREKEMLFVGIDGLPHEGRVYVEKGILSVSFEYPTGGREAVEYALKILSGGQVPRNVVLPSRLFTPENLAAGGELINVTDTPEPAAP is encoded by the coding sequence AATCTCAGAAATCTTGCGTTGGCGGCGTTGCTGGCCGGGGGGGCTGTGCTTTTCGGCTGTTCCAAGGGGACGCCGGAGGCCGCGGCCCCAAAGGAGGAAGGTGTCCCCGCAGCGGCTGCGGAGAAAGAAGCCTTCCTGATCGGCATGAGCCAGTGCAATCTGGGCGAGCCGTGGCGCGTGCAGATGAACAAGGACATTGAGGAGGCGGCCAAGGCGCACGACACGCTCAAGGTGGTCTTCAAGGACGCCCAGAACGACACGCTGGTGCAGCAGAATCACGTCCGCGAGTTCGTGAACCAGGGGGTGGACCTGCTGATCATCAGTCCGCGCGAGGCGGCGCCCCTGACGGGGCCGGTCGCCGAGGCCTACAAGAAGGGCATTCCGGTGATCGTGCTTGACCGGGCCCTGCTCGGTGAGGACTTTACCATGTTCATCGGCGCGGACAACCGGCTGATCGGCGAGGCCGCCGGGAAATGGGTCCGCGAAAAGCTCAACGGCCAGGGGAAGATTGTGGAGTTGATGGGACTCCAGACCAGCGTGCCCGGTCGGGACCGGCATGAGGGGTTCGTCAAGGGGCTGGGCGACGCCGCCATAGAGACGATCTTTTCCGCGGACATGAAGTGGCTCCAGCCGGACGCCCAGCGGGAGATGGAGTCCGCCCTGGCCCGGTTCCCGAAGATAGACCTGGTCTACGGCCACAACGACCCCGGCGCCTACGGCGCCTATCTGGCCGCCAAGGCCGCAGGCCGGGAGAAGGAGATGCTCTTTGTGGGCATTGACGGGCTCCCCCACGAGGGCCGGGTCTATGTGGAGAAGGGCATCCTTAGCGTTTCCTTCGAGTATCCCACAGGGGGACGCGAGGCGGTCGAATACGCTCTGAAGATTCTTTCCGGCGGGCAGGTGCCCCGGAATGTGGTGCTGCCCTCGCGTCTTTTCACGCCGGAAAATCTGGCGGCTGGAGGCGAATTGATTAACGTTACGGACACTCCTGAGCCTGCGGCCCCCTGA